Part of the Actinomycetota bacterium genome is shown below.
AAGCCGGCCCAGGCCCACCACACGCTGCTAAACAACCCAGCGAACACCAGGACACCGTGAAGCGTGCGGTCGTCGCGCAACCCGACCGCGAGCTCGGCGACGACCAGCACGAAGGCCAGATCAAAGAACAGCTCCAGCCAGGTCGCCGTGCGCTCGTCCCCGCTGTCCGTGTCGGTGTGCTGCAGCTGCGGCGGACGGATCAACCCAGACCACTTCACCAGCGCCAACCCCGGCTAATCGTCCTGGCCGGCGGCTCGCTGGCGTCGGTCGGCGGCCTGGTCACGCTCGTCAGCGTCATCCTGGGCTCGGTCCAGCGCCATCAACTGTCCTTCTGCCTGGTTCCAGCCGGCACAGCCTCGCGTGCCGTCTGGTGGATGGTCACCTATCCGGCCGCGCAAACAGGCTGTCACCAGTCCACCCTCACCGGCGGGCCGCGGCTGCACGGCGCCACGGCAGACTGGGGCGAGCTGGCAGATAGTGGCGCCGGTCGAGGGATACTCGTAGGGGGTCAGGGTCCAAATCCCCTCAGCTCCACCACACGACGCATCGGCAGGGTTCCCGCTCGGGCCGTGGCCCCATGCTCGTCACGCGAGAGGACCACAGGAGGTGCCGATGGCCGTCCGGCTCACGATCCATTACGACAACCTGGCCGGCCTGGCCCGGCCGCATCTGCGGCTGTGGCATGCGGGCGCCAGCCCCGTCGACCTGGTCCCAACCGGCGCGGACGAGTTCGGCCCCCTGTGGGAGCTGTCGCTGGTGCGTCCGGAGTTGACCTTCACCTTCACGGCCAGCCCGGGCGCTGCCCAGACCGACGGCCACGACCGCCGCGTCCGCCTGCTGGTCCGGGCCGACGGCGGCCTCGACCCCGGCCAGGTGTGGTGCCGGGGCGACCGGGCCTTCGTCTACCCGGTCCGCCCGGCCGACCCCCAGCCCGAACCGGCCGGGGACCTCCTGGCGCGGCTGGCCGCCGACCCCGGTTTCCCGGCCGGGCTGGAGCTGCCGTCCGCCGGCGGCCGGTCCGGGTTCGGGGCCAACCTGCTTGCCGACAGGCGGGTGCTGTTCGGGCTCTACCACCCGACCGCGGCCCGCGTGTTCGTGGCCGGCAGCTTCAACGACTGGCAGCATCCCGGCCACCAGCGGCCGGACCCCGACGCGTTCGTCGAACTCGAGCTGTTCCGGGGCTGGTTCGGGGCGGCGAACACCTGGCTTGCGGTCACCGACCGGGCCGGCGCCGGCGACGAGTACCGGTTCTGGGTGCAGGGCGGCACCCCACCCGAGGACGCCGCCGGCGGCCGGCTGGTGGTCGACCCCTACGCCCGCCAGCTGGGGCCCGGCGACCGGCGCAGCAACGCCGTGGTGGTCGACCCGACCACGTTCGCCTGGAGCGACCGCGGCTGGCACACGCCGGACCCGGCCGACCTCATCCTCTACGAGGTATCGGTGCACGGCTTCACCGACGGCGACCCCGACATCCGGCCCGACCAGCAGGGCCGCTTCGACGGCATCACCGAGCGCATCCGCACCGGCTACTTCGACTCGCTCGGGGTGACGGCCCTGTCGCTCATGCCGCTCGCCGAGGTGCCGAGCATGCAGGGCCCCCAGTCACTCGGCTACGACCCGTCGCTGTACCACGCCGTCGAGCGCGACTTCGGCGGTCCCGACGACCTCCGCCGGCTCGTCGACGCCGCCCACGGCCGCGGCCTCGCGCTCCTGGTCGATATGGTCTTCAACCACACCAGCAACGACTTCAACCCGCTGTGGGACCTGATCCTCGAGCAGCCCGATGACGCCGGCGGCGGCCTGTACTTCAACGGCGCCACCCCGTGGGGCAACCGGGTCGCCACCGAGAAGGCCGACGTCCAGAACCTACTCATCGACTCCTGTCGGATGCTGGTCGGCGAGTACCACGTCGACGGCTTCCGGCTGGACGCGACCCATACCGACTACATGGACCACGGCTTCCTGCACCGCCTGGCCGCGGAGCTCAAGACCGGCAAGCCCGATGTCCTGCTGGTGGCCGAGAACTTGCCCAACCAGGGCGACCTCAACCTGGAAGGTTGGAACGGCTACGGGCAGTGGTCGGAGCTGTTCCACGACAAGCTCAAGGCGCTGCTGCGCGAGGGCCAGTTCGAGGGCCAGTCGGCCGGCACCGACAACCTGGGCGACACCTTCTACTTCAGCCGCTCCCGCTTCGCCGCCCACACCAACAACGTCGTCAACTACTGTGAGAGCCACGACGAGCAGAGCGTCCCCTACGAGCTGCAGTTCACACCCTGGCTGGACAACCCGGCGGCCAAGGAGCGCAAGGGCCGCCTCGGCATGTTCGCCACCCTGGTCGCGCTGGGTCAGCCGATGATCTACATGGGCCAGGAGTTCAATCTGGAACGGCCACGCAACGTGGTCGCCGTCGACTGGCCGGCCAGCCTCGACCAGCACGGCTTCTACCAGTGGTGCCGCCGGCTGGTCCGCCTGCGCCGCCGCTACCCGGGCCTGCGCCTGCGCGGCTTCGACCCGGCCGCCGCCGGCCAGTTCGAGTGGATCCTCGGCCCCTGGCTGGACGAATCGCACGGCGGCGGCCGCCGCACGGTCGGCTGGCGCGCGCATCCCAACGACCGGCCCACCGACACCCTGGCTGTCCTGCTCAACTTCGAGGGTTTCGACGTACAGGTCGACCTGGAACTCGGCCGGCCGGGGGCCTGGGTCAAGCTGGCCGACATAGACCGGGTCGACGACCTGCCTCCCGATGGCACCAACGACCCGCGCGACCCGACCGCCCTGCACAGCACCGACGGCCGCTTCGCCAGCTTCACCCTCCCCGGCTCGAGCGGCTTCATCTACAAATGGACAACGCCCTAGATCACTGATGTCGATTGGTGGGTGGCGTTGGTGGTCGTAGGGGCGGCCGTGGATGCGGATCTCGTCGCCGACCTTTACCTCTCGGAACCCGGTGCCGAAGGCCGCCGCGAACCGGCGCATCGTATGCCACGTGAGCTCGCTCAAGGCTGCGGTGCGTACCAACGCCGAGGTCAGCGGCCGGCACCGCTTGCTTTTCTTGCGTCGCCGGTAGGTCGGTGACACGGTGCCCCCATCCCAGGGAACCGCAGCACAGGAGAAGAAACGCACCGCATGGAGGCGAATCGGGCCCTGCTCAGAACCCTGGGACCCCGGCACGACCAGGAGGGCAAGGATCATGCACCACCACACTCGACCCGACCGACCGACGCCAGCCGAGTCCTTCCCGTCTGATCCGTCGGGGTTGGCTGAGGCTGGGCGGCCCGAGCTGTTGGAGTTGGCCGCTGGCGACACCCTGGAGCTGAGGGTGGGGCCGGTGGCCAAGCGGCTGGGCGAGTCCAGGGTGCGGATGTTGGGCTACAACGGTTCGGTCCCGGGTCCGACCCTCAAGGTCGCCCAGGGCAGCGAGATTGTGGTTCATGTCATCAACCAGGGGGATCTGGACACGACCGTGCACTGGCATGGGTTGCGGCTGGAGAACCGCTATGACGGGGTCCCCCATGAGACCCAGGCCCCGATCCCGGTGGGGGGGGAGTTCAGCTATCGGATCCAGTTCCCCGATGCCGGGTTGTACTGGTACCACCCCCACATCCGGGAGGACTACACCCAGGAGCTGGGCCTGTACGGCAACATCGTGGTTGTCCCGGCCGAGCCCGGCTATTGGCCGCCGGCCGACCGGGACTTCATCCTCACCGTGGATGACCTGCTGGTCGAGGAGGGCCGGATCGCTCCGTTCAGTCCGACCGAGACCAGCTATGCGGCCATGGGCCGCTTCGGCAACGTGTTTTTGATCGGCGGGGATCCGGAGCTGCGGCTGTCAGCCGGGGCGGGGGAGGTGGTGCGACTGTGGCTGACCAACACCGCCAACACCCGGGTGTTCAACCTGACCCTGCCGGGGGCCCGGATGAAGCTGGTTGGTGGGGACAGCGGCCGGGTCGAGCGAGAGGAGTTGGTCGAGGGGGTGGTGTTGGCTCCCTCGGAGCGGGCGGTGGTCGATGTGCTGGTCGAGCGGCCCGGGGAGCTTCACCTGGAGCATCACACCCCGGACCGGAGCTACCGGCTGGCCACGCTGGTGGTGGGTGAGGGGCAGGCGCCGTCGTCGGCGGCGGGAGAGTTCGAGGTGCTGCGGCGGGCCCCGGAGCTGGTGGCCGAGCGCCAGGGGTTGGACCGGTGGCTGGCCGCCGAGCCGGACAAGGTCCTGGCCCTGGTCGCCCAGATGGACGACCCGGCGGCCCTGCCGGCCGGTGCCGGGCCGGTGGTCTATGGCTGCCCGATGCACCCCGAGGTGACCAGTACCGAGCCCGGCCGCTGCCCCAAGTGCGGCATGAAGCTGCTCGCCACCCAGGCACCCGCGGCCCCGGCCTATGCCTGTCCCATGCATCCGGAGGTGGTGAGCGACGAGCCGGGGCGCTGCCCCAAGTGCGGGATGAAGCTGCTGGCCACCGCTGCCCCGACCAGCTATGTCTGCCCGATGCATCCCGA
Proteins encoded:
- a CDS encoding low temperature requirement protein A; translated protein: MKWSGLIRPPQLQHTDTDSGDERTATWLELFFDLAFVLVVAELAVGLRDDRTLHGVLVFAGLFSSVWWAWAG
- a CDS encoding alpha-amylase family glycosyl hydrolase: MAVRLTIHYDNLAGLARPHLRLWHAGASPVDLVPTGADEFGPLWELSLVRPELTFTFTASPGAAQTDGHDRRVRLLVRADGGLDPGQVWCRGDRAFVYPVRPADPQPEPAGDLLARLAADPGFPAGLELPSAGGRSGFGANLLADRRVLFGLYHPTAARVFVAGSFNDWQHPGHQRPDPDAFVELELFRGWFGAANTWLAVTDRAGAGDEYRFWVQGGTPPEDAAGGRLVVDPYARQLGPGDRRSNAVVVDPTTFAWSDRGWHTPDPADLILYEVSVHGFTDGDPDIRPDQQGRFDGITERIRTGYFDSLGVTALSLMPLAEVPSMQGPQSLGYDPSLYHAVERDFGGPDDLRRLVDAAHGRGLALLVDMVFNHTSNDFNPLWDLILEQPDDAGGGLYFNGATPWGNRVATEKADVQNLLIDSCRMLVGEYHVDGFRLDATHTDYMDHGFLHRLAAELKTGKPDVLLVAENLPNQGDLNLEGWNGYGQWSELFHDKLKALLREGQFEGQSAGTDNLGDTFYFSRSRFAAHTNNVVNYCESHDEQSVPYELQFTPWLDNPAAKERKGRLGMFATLVALGQPMIYMGQEFNLERPRNVVAVDWPASLDQHGFYQWCRRLVRLRRRYPGLRLRGFDPAAAGQFEWILGPWLDESHGGGRRTVGWRAHPNDRPTDTLAVLLNFEGFDVQVDLELGRPGAWVKLADIDRVDDLPPDGTNDPRDPTALHSTDGRFASFTLPGSSGFIYKWTTP
- a CDS encoding heavy metal-binding domain-containing protein, with product MAEAGRPELLELAAGDTLELRVGPVAKRLGESRVRMLGYNGSVPGPTLKVAQGSEIVVHVINQGDLDTTVHWHGLRLENRYDGVPHETQAPIPVGGEFSYRIQFPDAGLYWYHPHIREDYTQELGLYGNIVVVPAEPGYWPPADRDFILTVDDLLVEEGRIAPFSPTETSYAAMGRFGNVFLIGGDPELRLSAGAGEVVRLWLTNTANTRVFNLTLPGARMKLVGGDSGRVEREELVEGVVLAPSERAVVDVLVERPGELHLEHHTPDRSYRLATLVVGEGQAPSSAAGEFEVLRRAPELVAERQGLDRWLAAEPDKVLALVAQMDDPAALPAGAGPVVYGCPMHPEVTSTEPGRCPKCGMKLLATQAPAAPAYACPMHPEVVSDEPGRCPKCGMKLLATAAPTSYVCPMHPEVTSDQPGRCPRCGMKLLAAASVPKPAAGPDAAAMDDHGGHAADHGHHGQGEGHGHGTAEGIEWEDDMVEVNRLTTTATMHWRFLDRTSGADSPTIDWQFTVGDRVKIRLVNEMDSDHPMHHPFHLHGAGRFLVLARDEVPEPNLVWKDTVLVRTGQVVDILFDVSNPGLWMAHCHIAEHMQSGMMFSFNVARDQAVAP